In one Aricia agestis chromosome 5, ilAriAges1.1, whole genome shotgun sequence genomic region, the following are encoded:
- the LOC121727504 gene encoding U3 small nucleolar RNA-associated protein 18 homolog: MKRKTSTIDEEEAGLSSILFNKSKKLSNNLAQQTKIECEIDIKPVWVDEDDETLKTSIVPKAKNDGLYVQKLKQRYETLVGTPSWAKILKSEKQERTEEDKLLKSVGHLKRATTKGLKKEYLEVRSFPKINSETRNEGAIISCTEFHPKMSVALVAGHSGIVSLFSIGGETNHKLHSFNLKKWKVTTAQFNPDGTEAYIASNISHDYCVYNLVKAEPKLVQLPRVVKKPTNFTLSPDGKLIATSDGFDEVYIVCIESRELIRSLKHNSKVQSLCFSNDSSQLFTYGVQGEVTFWDLSTYRAKNKFFDHGCVTASCITTSHCGRLIATGSGEGIVNIYDTTKIDSEEPLPQKIISNLRTKVSHLKFNPTTEILSANSYVYPNALKLIHIPSYTVFSNFPSENLHQIQTVSFSPNSGYLALGNNKGSAYLYRLKHYKNY; the protein is encoded by the exons ATGAAACGAAAAACTTCAACAATTGATGAAGAGGAGGCAGG CTTATCTTCAATTCTGTTCAATAAATctaaaaaattatcaaataacTTAGCCCAGCAAACTAAAATTGAATGTGAAATAGATATAAAACCGGTATGGGTTGATGAAGATGATGAAACTTTGAAAACAAGTATTGTCCCTAAAGCTAAAAATGATGGCCTCTATGTACAAAAACTCAAACAGAGATATGAAACTTTAGTTGGAACTCCAAGCTGggctaaaattttaaaatcggaGAAACAAGAAAGAACTGAAGAAGACAAATTGCTTAAATCTGTTGGTCATTTGAAACGTGCGACCACCAAGGGTcttaaaaaagaatatttagaAGTAAGATCATTTCCCAAAATCAATTCTGAAACTCGCAATGAGGGTGCCATAATAAGTTGCACAGAATTTCATCCAAAAATGAGTGTTGCTCTAGTTGCTGGACATTCAGGAATTGTGTCGCTATTTTCAATTGGAGGAGAAACTAACCATAAATTACATAGCTTCAATTTAAAGAAATGGAAAGTTACAACTGCTCAGTTTAACCCTGACGGTACTGAGGCATACATAGCTTCTAACATAAGCCATGATTACTGTGTTTACAATTTAGTCAAGGCGGAACCTAAACTAGTGCAGCTACCTAGAGTAGTAAAGAAACCAACTAATTTTACATTGTCACCAGATGGCAAACTTATTGCAACAAGTGATGGATTTGATGAAGtttatattgtatgtatagaGTCTAGGGAACTCATAAGATCTTTAAAACACAACAGTAAGGTTCAATCTTTATGCTTCAGTAACGATTCATCCCAGCTGTTTACCTATGGTGTTCAAGGAGAGGTTACATTCTGGGACCTATCAACTTACAGAGCAAAGAATAAGTTTTTTGATCATGGGTGTGTTACAGCCTCTTGCATTACCACTAGTCATTGTGGAAGattaatagcaacaggtagcgGCGAAGGCATAGTAAATATATATGATACCACAAAAATTGATTCAGAAGAGCCACTACCAcagaaaattatttcaaatttgaGAACAAAGGTTTCCCACTTAAAGTTTAATccgacaacggaaatattatcGGCAAATTCTTATGTGTATCCAAACGCTTTGAAATTAATTCACATTCCATCATATACTGTTTTCTCTAATTTTCCCAGTGAAAATTTGCATCAAATCCAAACAGTAAGCTTTTCACCTAATAGTGGATATTTGGCTTTGGGTAATAACAAGGGTAGTGCATACCTTTACAGATTAAAGCATTACAAAAactactaa
- the LOC121727506 gene encoding dnaJ homolog subfamily A member 1, with product MVKETTFYDILGVKPSCTTDELKKAYRKLALKYHPDKNPNEGERFKQISQAYEVLSNPDKRRIYDQGGEQALKEGGGGGGGYSSPMDLFDMFFGGGFSGGRRGRRERKGKDVIHQLSVTLEDLYKGAVRKLALQKNVICDKCEGRGGKKGAVQTCTTCRGSGMQVQIQQLGPGMLQQIQTVCSECRGQREIIDPKDRCKVCQGRKTVRERKILEVHIDKGMNDGQKIVFSGEGDQEPELEPGDLIIVLDEKEHEVFKRSGNDLIIRMNIELVEALCGFQKVIRTLDDRDIVVTVLPGEVTKHGDVKCVMNEGMPMYKNPFEKGQLIMQFLVNFPNRIPPEVIPALENCLPPRPVVEIPELAEECQLMDLDPEMENRRRRAHAGAAYDEDDDQPGMNRVQCATG from the exons ATGGTGAAGGAGACTACCTTTTATGACATTTTGGGCGTCAAGCCAAGCTGCACTACAGATGAACTGAAAAAAGCTTACAGGAAATTAGCTTTAAAATACCATCCCGACAAAAATCCCAATGAAGGGGAGAGATTTAAGCAGATCTCTCAAGCCTATGAGGTGCTGTCAAACCCAGACAAGAGGAGGATTTATGATCAAG GAGGTGAACAGGCTCTCAAAGAGGGAGGTGGCGGCGGTGGTGGCTACTCCTCGCCCATGGACTTGTTTGACATGTTCTTTGGAGGTGGATTCAGTGGTGGACGACGTGGACGTCGAGAAAGAAAAGGCAAAGATGTCATCCATCAACTCTCTGTCACTCTGGAAGATCTTTACAAAGGTGCAGTCCGAAAGTTGGCTCTTCAAAAGAATGTAATCTGTGATAAGTGTGAAGGACGAGGTGGAAAGAAG GGAGCAGTGCAAACTTGTACCACCTGTCGTGGTTCTGGAATGCAAGTGCAGATTCAACAGCTCGGTCCTGGTATGCTTCAACAAATCCAAACTGTGTGCTCAGAGTGCCGTGGTCAACGAGAAATTATTGATCCCAAAGACCGCTGCAAAGTTTGTCAG GGACGCAAAACTGTCAGAGAGCGTAAGATTCTAGAAGTGCACATTGATAAGGGTATGAATGATGGTCAGAAAATAGTATTTAGTGGAGAAGGTGACCAGGAACCGGAGCTAGAACCTGGTGATCTTATTATTGTCCTGGACGAGAAAGAACATGAG GTATTCAAGCGATCTGGAAATGATTTGATAATCAGAATGAATATTGAGTTGGTTGAAGCGTTGTGTGGTTTCCAAAAAGTAATAAGAACTTTGGATGACAGGGATATAGTTGTAACTGTATTACCTGGAGAGGTGACCAAACATGGCGATGTCAAGTGTGTTATGAATGAAG GTATGCCCATGTACAAAAATCCATTTGAAAAGGGACAACTCATAATGCAATTCTTAGTTAATTTCCCGAACCGCATTCCACCTGAAGTCATTCCAGCATTAGAAAATTGCCTTCCACCTAGACCTGTG GTCGAAATTCCCGAGTTGGCTGAGGAGTGTCAGCTGATGGACTTGGATCCAGAAATGGAGAACAGACGACGACGCGCCCACGCCGGGGCAGCTTATGACGAGGACGATGACCAGCCTGGCATGAACAGAGTACAGTGCGCCACTGGCTAA